A window from Fragaria vesca subsp. vesca linkage group LG5, FraVesHawaii_1.0, whole genome shotgun sequence encodes these proteins:
- the LOC101304101 gene encoding uncharacterized protein LOC101304101, producing MVPSVAVSCLSLSQYGYHSNYMSKHMPLSKYRRDIRRCCIRRSQIVASVVGDDDGLRVFVVSDLHTDYTENMKWVKDLSSVRYKNDVLIVAGDVSETYKNFMMTMSLLKNKFEHVLYVPGNHDLWCRRKGEIHLDSHQKLNKVLDVCRDLGVETNPIALDGLGIIPLLSWYHESFDKEEEITNIRVPPLELACKDFTACRWSRELPNGDISLALYFDAMNEKNQNLIKEIQNTCSQIITFSHFVPRQELCPEKRMLFYPKLPKIIGSDSLEVRIRSIHGVKGSASACHVFGHTHFCWDAVLDGIRYVQAPLAYPRERKRRMNGGENWLPFCIYSNRKLSDKLSPCFWSDYYSSNPRTPHDTKLAPWVARFYNQT from the exons ATGGTACCAAGTGTTGCTGTATCTTGCTTGAGCTTATCACAATATGGTTATCATTCAAACTACATGTCGAAACATATGCCGTTAAGTAAGTATAGAAGAGACATAAGGAGATGTTGCATTAGAAGGTCTCAAATTGTGGCTTCAGTTGTTGGAGATGATGATGGATTGCGTGTATTTGTGGTCTCCGATTTGCATACTGACTATACAGAAAACATGAAATGGGTCAAGGACTTATCGTCTGTCCGATACAAGAATGACGTTCTTATTGTTGCTGGTGATGTTTCTGAGACATACAAGAACTTTATGATGACTATGTCTCTTTTGAAGAATAAATTTGAGCATGTCTTGTATGTTCCTGGGAACCATGACCTTTGGTGCCGTCGGAAGGGAGAAATTCAT CTTGATTCTCATCAGAAGTTAAATAAAGTGCTTGATGTGTGTAGAGATCTTGGAGTTGAGACCAATCCAATAGCTTTAGATGGCTTGGGAATTATTCCTTTGCTCTCATGGTATCATGAG AGCTTCGATAAGGAGGAGGAAATAACCAATATTCGTGTTCCACCTTTAGAGTTG GCATGCAAGGACTTCACGGCATGCAGATGGTCAAGGGAACTACCAAATGGAGATATCTCACTTGCTCTATATTTCGATGCAATGAATGAGAAGAATCAAAACCTGATCAAGGAGATCCAGAACACATGTAGCCAAATAATTACCTTTTCTCACTTTGTCCCCAG GCAAGAGCTGTGTCCAGAGAAAAGAATGCTATTCTATCCAAAGCTTCCAAAGATTATTGGCTCTGATAGTCTTGAGGTCCGTATAAGGTCCATCCATGGGGTTAAAGGAAGTGCATCTGCATGTCATGTGTTCGGTCATACACATTTCTGCTGGGATGCTGTGCTTGATGGTATCAG GTATGTGCAGGCTCCATTAGCTTACCCGAGGGAACGGAAGAGGAGAATGAATGGGGGTGAAAATTGGTTGCCATTTTGTATCTATTCTAATCGAAAGTTGTCTGATAAGCTTTCGCCGTGTTTTTGGTCTGATTATTACTCTTCCAACCCAAGAACACCTCATGACACAAAACTTGCTCCTTGGGTTGCCAGGTTTTATAACCAAACATAA